One window of the Halorussus sp. MSC15.2 genome contains the following:
- a CDS encoding glycosyltransferase family A protein has translation MFVSVVLPTYHRASVLGDAVESVLGQTHDDLELLVVDDGDDDATPELVSSFDDDRLRYVRRDESARRDDSAGVSSARNEGVRRTDGDVVAFVDSDDRWHPDKLRRQVRALRQAGDADDGPSSDEYGVVYAPVTKRDGEPRTRECASGDVFEAVRTMSVPTYTSTLLVRREAFEQVGGFDERLGCFEDWDLCLRLARDWRFECVDAPLVLKGTEAGNVSADPDRLARSVERLFEVHDLPDEARARLLADAGTTYCEAGRLAEGRPYLRRALGLDFRPNAAAALALSLSASPRAFDAGMGAVYGVEQLLAGRG, from the coding sequence ATGTTCGTCAGCGTCGTCCTCCCGACGTATCACCGGGCGTCCGTCCTCGGGGACGCCGTGGAGAGCGTCCTCGGCCAGACCCACGACGACCTCGAACTCCTCGTCGTGGACGACGGCGACGACGACGCCACGCCGGAACTCGTCTCGTCGTTCGACGACGACCGACTCCGGTACGTCCGCCGCGACGAGTCCGCCCGGCGCGACGACTCGGCGGGCGTCTCTTCGGCCAGAAACGAGGGCGTCCGCCGGACCGACGGCGACGTCGTCGCCTTCGTCGATTCCGACGACCGCTGGCACCCCGACAAACTCCGGCGACAGGTTCGCGCCCTCCGACAGGCGGGCGATGCGGACGACGGGCCGTCGAGCGACGAGTACGGCGTCGTCTACGCCCCCGTCACCAAGCGCGACGGCGAACCCCGGACCCGCGAGTGCGCGTCGGGCGACGTGTTCGAGGCGGTTCGCACCATGTCGGTGCCGACATACACCTCGACGCTGCTGGTCCGCCGGGAGGCGTTCGAGCAGGTCGGCGGGTTCGACGAGCGACTGGGCTGTTTCGAGGACTGGGACCTCTGCCTGCGCCTCGCCCGGGACTGGCGGTTCGAGTGCGTGGACGCGCCGCTGGTGCTGAAAGGCACCGAGGCAGGGAACGTCTCGGCCGACCCCGACCGCCTCGCGCGGTCGGTCGAGCGACTCTTCGAGGTCCACGACCTGCCCGACGAGGCCCGCGCCCGACTCCTCGCGGACGCCGGGACGACCTACTGCGAGGCGGGCCGCCTCGCCGAGGGGCGGCCCTACCTCCGGCGCGCGCTCGGACTCGACTTCCGGCCGAACGCAGCGGCGGCGCTCGCGCTCTCGCTGTCGGCGTCGCCGCGGGCGTTCGACGCCGGGATGGGCGCGGTCTACGGCGTCGAGCAGTTGCTCGCCGGTCGGGGGTGA
- a CDS encoding sulfatase translates to MGERKPNVLLLVIDACRFDYLRGPKAETPNCDALADEGTDFRRAVSAAPWTLPSVTSLLTGEYPHEHGADSRGFEMDRGRTVTADLREAGYRCLHLSPKTWIGDWLPQGRGFHRVAEFTGPDHRHFDGGADVRRLSAGVARGPEWYATVVRRALESENPALSLANAAMYKYREATEDAWLDDVRASERAARTADEWFAEFANAEDPFFAYAHLMDPHLPFYVPGEFRSPVRPPDCATYDEELDYLDDLMDDLWAIRLGERRLSDAELDYLRRRYADEVTYADAVVGRILDGLDERGLADDTLVVLTADHGEHLGEGDDRTLLDHQTSVGFPLLRVPLVARYPGEFEGGERRDNLVQTTDVAETIRALAGLEHDPARSLLAADVEFDTGEGRGERRPEAASRSTPGWSARIRPTRWPTSASSGPGGPQSPTSGNSTGSAASCALAASIGPPTRPSPSRSTPSPTPCGSD, encoded by the coding sequence ATGGGGGAGCGGAAGCCGAACGTCCTACTGCTGGTTATCGACGCCTGTCGCTTCGACTACCTCCGGGGACCGAAGGCCGAGACGCCGAATTGCGACGCGCTGGCCGACGAGGGAACCGACTTCCGGCGGGCGGTCAGCGCCGCGCCGTGGACCCTCCCGAGCGTGACGAGTCTGCTGACCGGGGAGTACCCGCACGAACACGGGGCCGACTCCCGCGGGTTCGAGATGGACCGGGGCCGGACCGTCACCGCCGACCTGCGGGAGGCGGGCTATCGGTGTCTCCACCTCTCGCCGAAGACGTGGATAGGCGACTGGCTCCCGCAGGGCCGGGGGTTCCACCGCGTCGCGGAGTTCACCGGACCGGACCACCGCCACTTCGACGGCGGCGCGGACGTTCGCCGCCTCTCGGCGGGCGTGGCCCGCGGTCCCGAGTGGTACGCGACCGTCGTCCGGCGCGCGCTCGAATCCGAGAACCCGGCGCTGAGTCTCGCCAACGCCGCGATGTACAAGTACCGCGAGGCGACCGAGGACGCGTGGCTCGACGACGTGCGGGCCAGCGAGCGCGCCGCGCGAACCGCCGACGAGTGGTTCGCCGAGTTCGCTAACGCCGAGGACCCGTTCTTCGCGTACGCCCACCTGATGGACCCGCACCTGCCGTTCTACGTGCCAGGGGAGTTCCGGTCTCCGGTCCGGCCGCCCGACTGCGCCACCTACGACGAGGAACTCGACTACCTCGACGACCTGATGGACGACCTCTGGGCGATTCGACTCGGCGAGCGCCGCCTCTCGGACGCCGAACTCGACTACCTCCGACGGCGGTACGCCGACGAGGTGACGTACGCCGACGCCGTCGTCGGCCGGATTCTCGACGGCCTCGACGAGCGCGGACTCGCCGACGACACGCTGGTCGTGCTGACTGCAGACCACGGCGAACACCTCGGCGAGGGCGACGACCGGACTCTGCTCGACCACCAGACGTCGGTGGGGTTCCCGCTCCTGCGCGTTCCGCTTGTCGCGCGCTATCCCGGCGAGTTCGAGGGCGGCGAGCGTCGGGATAACCTCGTCCAGACGACCGACGTCGCCGAGACGATTCGGGCGCTCGCGGGACTGGAACACGACCCTGCGCGCTCACTGCTGGCCGCGGACGTGGAGTTCGATACCGGCGAGGGGCGCGGCGAACGCCGACCGGAGGCGGCGTCGCGGAGTACGCCGGGGTGGTCCGCTCGCATCCGCCCGACGAGGTGGCCGACGAGCGCCTCTTCCGGACCCGGCGGACCGCAATCGCCGACGAGTGGAAACTCGACTGGGTCGGCGGCGAGTTGTGCGCTCGCCGCGTCGATTGGGCCGCCAACGAGACCGAGTCCGTCCCGCTCGACGCCGTCCCCGACGCCGTGCGGGAGCGACTGA
- a CDS encoding erythromycin esterase family protein, producing MATSDRTTARTEGVERAASAIEERAEPLDEEAVSRLADEVEDAAFVLLGEASHGTSEYYRWRARLTAELVERGEASFVAVEGDWTDCYEVNRYVRGAKRRETRARSDDSRTGQRDASRATDVLAEFDRWPTWMWANWEVAAFVDRLRGYNEGRSHDEQVGFYGLDVYSLFESMEAVVEFLEEYDPEAAERARDAYKCFEPYGEDAREYGRSTRLAPDDCEDEVVEILADLASDGSEYDDTEARFSAEQNALVAKNAEEYYRSMVKGSAESWNVRDDHMMATLDRLADHHGGTAVVWAHNTHVGDARATDMRDRGKHNLGQLARENHPGDCHLVGFGTHRGEVIAGEAWDAEMEEMRVPPAREGSVGDAFHRATGDDCLLADTDAPALRERRGHRAIGVVYDPHREAYNYVPTNLAERYDSFVHVEDSTALHPLGVDADSTRPPESYPWGV from the coding sequence GTGGCCACGAGCGACAGAACGACGGCCCGGACCGAAGGCGTCGAACGGGCCGCGAGCGCTATCGAGGAGCGGGCCGAACCGCTCGACGAAGAGGCGGTCTCGCGCCTCGCCGACGAAGTCGAGGACGCGGCGTTCGTCCTGCTGGGCGAGGCGAGTCACGGCACCTCCGAGTACTATCGGTGGCGGGCGCGTCTGACCGCGGAACTCGTCGAACGCGGCGAGGCGTCGTTCGTCGCCGTCGAGGGCGACTGGACAGACTGTTACGAGGTGAACCGGTACGTGCGCGGCGCGAAGCGCCGCGAAACGCGAGCGAGGAGCGACGACTCGCGAACGGGCCAGCGCGACGCCTCGCGGGCGACCGACGTCCTCGCCGAGTTCGACCGTTGGCCGACGTGGATGTGGGCCAACTGGGAAGTCGCGGCGTTCGTGGACCGCCTCCGGGGGTACAACGAGGGGCGCTCGCACGACGAACAGGTCGGGTTCTACGGACTCGACGTGTACAGTCTGTTCGAGTCGATGGAGGCGGTCGTCGAGTTCCTCGAGGAGTACGACCCGGAGGCCGCCGAGCGGGCGCGAGACGCCTACAAGTGCTTCGAACCTTACGGGGAAGACGCCCGGGAGTACGGGCGCTCGACTCGCCTCGCGCCCGACGACTGCGAGGACGAGGTGGTCGAGATTCTGGCCGACCTCGCGAGCGACGGCAGCGAGTACGACGACACCGAGGCCCGGTTCAGCGCCGAACAGAACGCCCTCGTGGCGAAGAACGCCGAGGAGTACTACCGCTCGATGGTGAAGGGGAGCGCCGAGTCGTGGAACGTCCGGGACGACCACATGATGGCGACGCTTGACCGCCTCGCCGACCACCACGGCGGCACCGCAGTCGTCTGGGCGCACAACACCCACGTCGGCGACGCCCGCGCTACGGACATGCGCGACCGCGGCAAACACAACCTCGGCCAACTCGCCCGGGAGAACCACCCGGGGGACTGCCATCTGGTCGGGTTCGGCACCCACCGCGGCGAGGTAATCGCGGGAGAGGCGTGGGACGCCGAGATGGAGGAGATGCGCGTCCCCCCGGCGAGGGAGGGGAGCGTCGGCGACGCCTTCCACCGGGCGACCGGCGACGACTGCCTGCTCGCGGACACCGACGCGCCCGCCCTCCGCGAGCGTCGGGGCCACCGCGCCATCGGCGTCGTCTACGACCCGCACCGCGAGGCGTACAACTACGTGCCGACGAACCTCGCCGAGCGCTACGACTCGTTCGTCCACGTCGAGGACTCGACCGCGCTCCACCCGCTCGGCGTCGATGCCGACTCGACGCGACCGCCGGAGTCCTATCCGTGGGGCGTGTGA
- a CDS encoding DNA adenine methylase → MGIRFIGHKKKLVSDIVSIIDSTVEDGTQVGDFFTGTGSVAASLKNAGYSVVANDLLTHCCISARAQLRNPPQPEFEMLLEQVPAVQDAGNQFIQRSGYTQVLSYLNQLDGVEGFIYSTYSPGGTSNREEPRQYFTDENAKAIDACRQRIHRWHDQNYLSDDEHALLLYDLIRATNEVANTAGTYGAYLKSWYERAKEPLELTPAELPEGPLEHEIQQRDANELARETSLSAVYLDPPYTKRQYASYYHLPETIAKKENPSVSGKTGLPNWESKSSDYCHKRRASGQLDDLLSALDAEYVFLSYSDEGHITPDELNEILSEHGEVELHTFDHRRYKSNTEADSGDLTEALYVVQSTS, encoded by the coding sequence ATGGGGATTCGCTTCATCGGTCATAAGAAAAAACTCGTTTCTGATATCGTCTCTATTATCGACTCTACTGTCGAGGACGGAACACAGGTTGGCGATTTTTTCACAGGAACCGGGAGTGTAGCTGCTTCACTCAAAAACGCCGGTTACTCGGTCGTAGCGAACGACCTCCTGACCCACTGCTGTATCTCTGCTCGCGCGCAACTTCGAAATCCTCCCCAACCGGAGTTCGAAATGCTCCTCGAGCAAGTCCCCGCAGTACAGGATGCAGGCAACCAGTTCATTCAACGGTCGGGTTACACACAGGTCTTGTCTTATCTGAATCAGCTAGATGGTGTAGAGGGTTTCATTTACTCGACCTACTCACCGGGCGGTACGTCGAATCGAGAAGAGCCTCGCCAATATTTTACCGACGAGAACGCCAAAGCAATCGACGCGTGCCGCCAGAGAATTCACCGGTGGCACGACCAAAACTATCTATCCGACGATGAACACGCACTCCTACTATACGACCTCATTCGAGCCACGAACGAGGTTGCGAACACTGCGGGAACGTACGGTGCTTATCTCAAATCTTGGTACGAACGGGCGAAGGAACCACTCGAACTCACTCCCGCCGAACTCCCGGAGGGTCCGTTAGAGCACGAGATTCAGCAACGAGATGCGAACGAGTTAGCGAGAGAAACATCGTTATCAGCAGTGTATTTGGACCCGCCGTACACTAAGAGGCAGTACGCGTCTTACTATCATCTGCCAGAGACCATCGCCAAGAAGGAGAACCCATCTGTCTCTGGTAAAACTGGCCTACCAAACTGGGAGTCGAAGAGTTCCGATTATTGCCACAAGCGAAGGGCTTCGGGTCAGTTAGACGATTTGCTGTCCGCTTTGGATGCGGAGTACGTCTTTCTCAGCTACAGCGACGAAGGGCATATTACGCCAGACGAATTAAACGAGATTCTCTCGGAACACGGGGAGGTCGAACTACACACGTTCGACCACCGGAGGTACAAGAGCAATACCGAAGCAGATTCGGGCGACCTTACCGAGGCGCTCTACGTCGTCCAGTCGACTTCCTGA
- a CDS encoding AAA family ATPase, with translation MSRPSVTTLRERLAANLNVLLYGPPGTGKTDLMLELQQQLETESEAERGPSREFDASSVDNPFATGPQTNRDRDFPGEIRTAWLTFHESTGHEEFVVGLRPKPSGSGVELQPRAGTLLSLAEHARNGNTSVLFIDEINRANVSKVFGQFITLMEPDKRLDSDGNAQPTTVGVTFQQLNDGQDIENPLGDDFSIEFPYRLPRNLYVVASMNSLDRSTAPLDSALARRFDQISVSPDYQALADYLGIDSDPAEINLPDDAERASPEEISIALLWRINQFLRSIYGDDFQLGPGYVWSVGETESEEDAIHALTESWDSRVLPKLREVFRSRTDQLATVLKAGESLNGVENPYKRDEIPAEWGKVGADDPLSLPELQQQPDGNKRAILHGLAVTE, from the coding sequence ATGAGTCGGCCTTCTGTCACTACCCTCCGTGAGCGACTCGCTGCGAATCTAAACGTACTACTGTATGGGCCACCGGGAACCGGTAAAACCGACTTGATGCTAGAGTTACAGCAACAGTTGGAGACCGAATCCGAAGCTGAGAGAGGTCCGAGCAGGGAATTTGATGCATCCTCAGTCGATAACCCCTTCGCCACGGGACCCCAAACCAACCGGGATAGGGATTTCCCCGGCGAGATTAGGACGGCGTGGTTGACGTTCCACGAAAGTACAGGACACGAAGAGTTCGTCGTCGGCCTACGTCCGAAGCCCTCCGGGTCGGGGGTCGAATTACAACCTCGTGCCGGCACTCTGTTGTCATTAGCGGAGCATGCTCGTAATGGAAATACGAGCGTCCTCTTCATCGACGAGATTAACCGGGCGAACGTGTCCAAAGTATTCGGTCAATTTATCACGCTCATGGAGCCTGATAAACGTCTGGACTCGGACGGCAACGCACAGCCGACTACAGTGGGGGTTACCTTTCAACAACTGAACGATGGGCAGGACATCGAGAACCCGCTGGGTGACGATTTCAGTATCGAATTCCCTTATCGACTCCCTCGGAATCTCTACGTTGTGGCTTCGATGAACTCCCTCGACCGCTCGACTGCGCCTCTAGACTCGGCTCTCGCGCGGAGATTTGACCAAATAAGTGTCTCACCGGATTACCAAGCACTGGCAGACTATCTGGGAATCGATAGTGACCCCGCAGAGATTAATCTCCCCGATGATGCAGAACGGGCTTCACCCGAAGAGATATCGATTGCGCTACTGTGGCGCATTAACCAGTTCCTTCGGAGTATCTACGGTGACGACTTTCAGTTGGGTCCGGGATACGTTTGGTCAGTCGGTGAGACCGAAAGCGAGGAAGATGCTATCCACGCTCTCACCGAATCGTGGGATAGCCGCGTTCTTCCGAAGCTACGCGAGGTTTTCCGATCGAGAACCGACCAACTCGCTACCGTTCTGAAAGCCGGGGAGTCCCTAAACGGGGTCGAAAACCCCTACAAGCGTGACGAAATTCCTGCCGAATGGGGGAAAGTTGGAGCGGACGACCCACTTTCGTTACCGGAGTTACAGCAACAACCAGATGGGAACAAGCGAGCTATTCTTCACGGTCTAGCCGTCACTGAGTGA
- a CDS encoding Eco57I restriction-modification methylase domain-containing protein, which translates to MVGNNTVPPVVDALSTYVRTAIDEVDRSTHSFEAIERDCKRAVLQSILVAGYARENDIEPVEAWESLRREASSNPQHALFPLFDTDAIDLESLPVAEILSAHSSTWQDDYRVVFQAVSDALESFTEYQPQVDSDGSLRYEPANDDRRVSGTYLTPVELATRAATEAVERKFRERCERYGCWPGEGNSFENTDFSKIRDVLSSLSVVDPACGTGSMLLGVIDTLSPAVAESIEGSSNPSRKATKRAKQEIIQESLYGADANRLSTEACLAALWFEGQFDLTAPGPNPDRFVVGDSLRGPVRQQRLSDVVAGGEEGTTYREELQQINWGEEFNSVFSATDGFDIVITNPPWERVKVQTREFLAARQPQLAEIATSAARGSKISNGDYEEIQADLEQAREQAKAYANEIRNSSDYQWTNVGMLNLYSLFVERSLQLAAPDGYCSLIVPTGIATDYYTSDFFEHLTTEGKLVSLYDFENREKLFDDVDGRTRFSLLTLTNRPESEAADYVFFAHTPSDIDDSAKHVRLSPDEIGELNPLTKTAPLVRGKNALEILQKQHQQAPILVGDAEVSRTDADVNPWDVSYERMFDMSTDSDKFVPITNLSEGQRDSKGQITLDDEAYLRLYEGRMVNQYNHRASHAKDASGNLFRSGTKEPTERDSLSDPDFTVNARYYLPEDTVESAIPDGYQYDWFIGFKDITSATNSRTMIASVLPRTAVGNKLPLLLTSEPPRYVACLLANLNSMAYDFACRQKIGNVTLNWYIVRQTPVFPPERYDATIQGEPLVDWISSRVAELTYTARDLDAWGSNLGFQSEPYEWDSSRRRQIRAELDGLFFNLYDLTEEEVEYVVDSFGALRRRDEDENGDYEYKTRVLSSFRDIEAKLNLE; encoded by the coding sequence ATGGTAGGAAACAATACTGTTCCCCCTGTCGTCGACGCTCTGTCTACATATGTACGTACGGCTATCGACGAAGTCGACCGTTCCACACACAGTTTCGAGGCGATTGAACGCGATTGCAAACGCGCCGTTCTCCAATCGATTCTCGTCGCAGGGTACGCTAGAGAGAACGATATCGAACCAGTAGAGGCGTGGGAGAGTCTTCGGCGAGAAGCCTCCTCAAATCCACAGCACGCTCTGTTCCCGCTTTTCGACACCGACGCTATCGACTTAGAGTCGCTGCCTGTCGCTGAGATTCTTTCGGCTCACTCCAGTACGTGGCAGGACGACTATCGCGTGGTCTTCCAAGCAGTTAGTGATGCCCTCGAGTCGTTCACGGAGTACCAACCGCAAGTAGATTCGGATGGTAGTCTGAGATACGAACCGGCCAACGACGACCGTCGCGTCTCTGGAACGTATCTTACACCAGTCGAGTTGGCTACGCGCGCCGCGACGGAAGCGGTAGAACGGAAGTTCCGCGAGCGCTGCGAACGCTATGGTTGCTGGCCCGGGGAAGGCAACTCCTTCGAGAATACGGACTTCTCTAAGATTCGAGACGTCCTCTCCTCACTCAGTGTCGTGGACCCGGCTTGCGGAACTGGCAGTATGCTACTCGGCGTCATAGACACGCTGAGTCCAGCAGTGGCAGAATCTATCGAAGGGTCTTCCAACCCGAGTAGAAAGGCGACCAAACGCGCGAAACAGGAGATTATACAGGAATCCCTCTACGGCGCCGACGCTAATCGTCTCTCTACGGAGGCTTGTTTAGCCGCTCTCTGGTTCGAGGGACAGTTTGACCTAACTGCTCCCGGACCCAATCCAGACCGGTTCGTGGTCGGTGATTCTCTCCGCGGACCTGTTAGACAACAACGCCTCTCCGACGTTGTTGCGGGTGGTGAAGAAGGAACTACCTATCGCGAAGAACTCCAGCAAATTAACTGGGGCGAGGAGTTCAACAGTGTCTTTTCTGCAACCGACGGGTTCGACATCGTCATCACGAACCCTCCTTGGGAGCGGGTGAAGGTTCAAACCCGCGAGTTCTTAGCCGCCCGTCAGCCTCAACTCGCCGAAATTGCAACGTCTGCGGCACGAGGTTCCAAAATTTCGAACGGCGATTACGAGGAGATACAGGCTGATTTGGAGCAGGCACGCGAGCAGGCGAAGGCATACGCGAACGAGATTCGAAATTCCTCGGACTACCAGTGGACTAATGTCGGAATGTTAAACCTCTACAGCTTGTTCGTGGAACGTTCTCTCCAACTGGCTGCACCCGATGGGTATTGCTCGCTCATCGTGCCCACCGGTATCGCGACGGACTACTACACGAGCGACTTCTTCGAACACCTCACCACCGAAGGTAAATTGGTTTCACTCTACGACTTCGAGAACCGCGAGAAACTCTTCGACGACGTCGACGGAAGAACCCGATTCTCGCTGCTCACGCTCACAAATCGGCCCGAGTCTGAAGCGGCGGACTACGTGTTCTTCGCTCACACGCCATCGGATATCGACGATTCGGCTAAACACGTTCGCCTGTCCCCCGACGAAATAGGTGAACTGAACCCGCTAACAAAGACTGCACCTCTCGTCCGAGGGAAAAACGCTCTCGAAATCCTCCAGAAGCAACATCAGCAGGCGCCCATTCTCGTCGGTGATGCGGAAGTATCCCGAACTGACGCGGACGTGAATCCGTGGGACGTTTCTTACGAGCGAATGTTCGATATGTCGACGGACTCCGACAAATTTGTGCCGATTACGAACCTCTCCGAGGGCCAGAGAGATTCGAAAGGCCAGATTACACTCGACGATGAAGCGTACCTTCGTCTATATGAAGGCCGGATGGTAAATCAATACAACCACCGCGCCTCACACGCGAAAGACGCCAGCGGTAACCTCTTTCGCTCCGGTACGAAGGAACCGACGGAGAGAGATAGCCTCTCTGACCCGGATTTCACGGTGAATGCCCGATACTACCTCCCCGAGGATACGGTCGAGTCCGCGATTCCGGACGGCTATCAGTACGATTGGTTTATCGGCTTCAAGGATATCACCAGTGCGACTAATTCGCGGACGATGATTGCCTCTGTCCTGCCCAGAACGGCCGTCGGGAACAAGCTTCCCCTTCTTCTGACCTCGGAACCGCCCCGCTACGTCGCCTGTCTCTTGGCAAATCTCAACTCGATGGCGTACGATTTCGCGTGCAGACAAAAGATAGGGAACGTGACCCTGAACTGGTACATCGTTCGACAAACTCCCGTGTTCCCTCCAGAGAGATACGACGCTACAATTCAGGGTGAACCGCTCGTGGACTGGATAAGCAGTCGCGTTGCAGAGTTGACGTACACTGCGCGGGACTTAGACGCGTGGGGCAGTAATCTGGGTTTTCAGTCCGAACCATACGAGTGGGATTCCAGTCGACGACGTCAGATTCGGGCTGAGCTGGACGGCCTGTTCTTCAATCTGTACGATTTAACCGAAGAAGAGGTCGAATACGTCGTCGACAGTTTCGGTGCACTTCGTCGACGAGACGAAGACGAGAACGGGGACTACGAATACAAAACTCGAGTCCTCTCTTCGTTCAGAGATATCGAAGCGAAACTCAACCTCGAATGA
- a CDS encoding glycosyltransferase family 4 protein, translating into MRVAVLSDGYPPWDRGGAQRIAAQLAEGYDERGHEVAVVTAVENRADAGRATTNGVAVRKLWSPKPRSVLPYLTLHNPFVVRRIGRVLDAFDPDAVHAHNVHYLSNAGLRAAAERAPVVETYHDAGTVSYGELTGYLDDPPAGDRPIPAEEYRVSPRRQFRREGLRYNPVRNPANRRTRRRHVEYGVAVSDALRTALRANGVPCHETIRNGVDAAAVAEAGYPAAFRADYGLGDAPVALFGGRTGYNKGGAHLARAFAEVLADVPDARLVVTGDDEYVSRMREIAESETKGARNRIVTTGWLDRDELCGALRAATVVATPSVHLDPFPTLNLEAFAAGTPVVTSRFGGADELVADGEDGFVVNPFEVSALADALRRLLADRETATRFGQRGRRKVRREFTVGRQVESYLRVLRSAAGRDADSGTETTVSVRD; encoded by the coding sequence ATGCGCGTCGCCGTGCTCTCCGACGGCTATCCGCCGTGGGACCGCGGCGGCGCGCAGCGAATCGCGGCCCAACTCGCGGAGGGCTACGACGAACGCGGCCACGAAGTCGCGGTCGTCACCGCGGTCGAGAACCGTGCCGACGCCGGGCGGGCGACCACGAACGGAGTCGCGGTCCGCAAACTCTGGTCGCCGAAACCCCGGTCGGTCCTGCCGTATCTCACCCTCCACAACCCCTTCGTCGTCCGGAGAATCGGACGAGTCCTCGACGCGTTCGACCCCGACGCGGTCCACGCGCACAACGTCCACTACCTCTCGAACGCGGGTCTCCGGGCGGCCGCCGAGCGCGCTCCCGTGGTCGAGACGTACCACGACGCCGGGACCGTCTCCTACGGCGAACTGACGGGCTATCTCGACGACCCGCCTGCGGGCGACCGGCCGATTCCGGCCGAGGAGTACCGGGTCAGTCCGCGGCGGCAGTTCCGGCGCGAGGGGCTTCGGTACAACCCCGTCCGGAATCCGGCGAACCGACGGACACGCCGCCGCCACGTCGAGTACGGCGTGGCGGTCAGCGACGCGCTCCGGACCGCGCTCCGGGCGAACGGCGTCCCCTGTCACGAGACCATTCGGAACGGCGTGGACGCCGCGGCGGTCGCGGAGGCGGGCTACCCGGCGGCGTTTCGGGCCGACTACGGACTCGGCGACGCGCCGGTCGCGCTGTTCGGCGGTCGAACCGGCTACAACAAGGGCGGCGCGCACCTCGCGCGGGCGTTCGCCGAAGTCCTCGCGGACGTGCCCGACGCGCGACTCGTGGTGACCGGCGACGACGAGTACGTCTCGCGGATGCGCGAGATTGCAGAGAGCGAGACGAAAGGAGCCCGGAATCGCATCGTGACGACGGGGTGGCTCGACCGAGACGAACTCTGCGGGGCGCTCCGGGCCGCGACGGTAGTCGCCACGCCGTCGGTCCACCTCGACCCGTTCCCGACGCTGAATCTGGAGGCGTTCGCGGCCGGGACCCCGGTCGTGACCTCGCGGTTCGGCGGCGCGGACGAACTCGTGGCCGACGGCGAGGACGGGTTCGTCGTGAACCCCTTCGAGGTGTCGGCGCTCGCGGACGCCCTCCGGCGACTGCTCGCCGACCGGGAGACCGCGACTCGGTTCGGCCAGCGCGGTCGGCGGAAGGTGCGCCGGGAGTTCACGGTCGGGCGGCAGGTCGAGTCGTACCTCCGAGTCCTCCGGTCGGCGGCGGGTCGCGACGCGGACTCGGGGACCGAGACGACGGTGAGCGTCCGCGACTGA
- a CDS encoding SDR family NAD(P)-dependent oxidoreductase, protein MRLDGKTVLVTGAASGIGAATAKRCGEYGARVLVTDVNTGGAEEVAETIRGDGGEAEAHELDVTDPEQVVSVIEAAHEEYGLDGLFNNAGVGHPGESIEDVEESVRDFVMDVNINGVWNCCHAALPLLKEQGHGSVVNMSSIAGKLGLPGQSVYSLTKGAVLNFSRAAAQEAGPHGVRVNAVCPGFVDTPLTDTYFEGRENPDRAREQMADQYPLKRLGDPEEVADCVAFLLSEHASYVTGHGLVVDGGYESG, encoded by the coding sequence ATGCGACTAGATGGCAAGACAGTGCTCGTTACGGGTGCAGCGTCTGGAATCGGCGCGGCGACGGCGAAACGGTGCGGCGAGTACGGCGCGAGGGTGCTCGTCACCGACGTGAACACCGGCGGTGCCGAAGAGGTCGCCGAGACCATCCGGGGAGACGGAGGCGAGGCGGAGGCTCACGAACTCGACGTGACCGACCCCGAGCAGGTAGTGAGTGTAATCGAGGCCGCCCACGAAGAGTACGGTCTGGACGGACTCTTCAACAACGCGGGAGTGGGTCACCCCGGCGAGTCCATCGAGGATGTCGAGGAGAGCGTCCGCGACTTCGTGATGGACGTCAACATCAACGGCGTCTGGAACTGCTGTCACGCCGCCCTGCCGCTCCTGAAGGAACAGGGACACGGCTCCGTCGTCAACATGTCCTCCATCGCGGGGAAACTCGGTCTCCCCGGCCAGTCGGTGTACTCGCTGACGAAAGGTGCCGTACTGAACTTCTCGCGAGCTGCTGCACAAGAGGCCGGGCCACACGGCGTCCGGGTGAACGCGGTGTGTCCGGGCTTCGTCGACACGCCGCTGACCGACACGTATTTCGAGGGCCGGGAGAATCCCGACCGGGCGCGCGAGCAGATGGCCGACCAGTACCCGCTCAAGCGACTGGGCGACCCCGAGGAAGTCGCGGACTGCGTCGCCTTCCTCCTCTCCGAGCACGCGTCGTACGTGACCGGCCACGGTCTGGTCGTCGACGGCGGCTACGAGAGCGGGTGA